A part of Larkinella insperata genomic DNA contains:
- a CDS encoding DUF4421 domain-containing protein, with protein MKQGTTVGHALADLRHPAFSFWRLSLGTILLLLLASAAPAQDRFRPDIDSAYVRTFPGKLTGRAYISQKYTSFNLSTPTTDAPVLRFLPNAPLNLGIGATFNALTVNMAYGLSFLNKNNGKGETKNIDLQTHVYTRKWVLDGVAQFYNGYFLTPRGNAAASPELYYHRPDLRVNLVGVGIRRVFNFRRFSFRASFVQNEWQKRSAGTWLAGFQVYYGIVRGDSALVPERVRPTFPDEAVRRMRFLKLGPSAGYAYTFVYRQHWFATAALMGNLNATFSKELFENRDQIRSNVRPDLHFQVVGGYNSNRWCVTLGWINGSVMVRNPLYQYTLHTGNYRFTVARRFIAHSRLKKLVPETIKVL; from the coding sequence ATGAAGCAAGGCACAACGGTCGGCCACGCGCTCGCCGATCTTCGCCACCCGGCGTTTTCATTTTGGCGGCTCAGCCTCGGTACGATCCTGCTGCTGCTTCTGGCTTCAGCGGCTCCGGCCCAGGATCGCTTTCGACCCGACATTGATTCGGCCTATGTTCGTACTTTTCCCGGCAAGCTGACCGGCCGGGCGTACATTTCCCAGAAATACACCTCCTTCAATCTATCGACGCCAACCACGGATGCTCCGGTGCTGCGGTTTCTGCCCAATGCCCCGCTGAATCTGGGCATCGGAGCAACGTTCAACGCCCTGACGGTAAACATGGCGTATGGTTTGTCGTTTCTGAACAAAAACAACGGCAAGGGAGAGACGAAGAATATCGACCTTCAAACGCACGTATATACGCGAAAGTGGGTACTTGACGGGGTAGCCCAGTTTTACAACGGCTACTTTCTGACGCCCCGCGGAAATGCCGCGGCCAGCCCGGAGCTTTATTACCACCGCCCCGACCTGCGGGTGAATCTGGTGGGGGTGGGCATTCGGCGGGTATTCAATTTCCGGCGGTTTTCGTTCCGGGCTTCTTTCGTTCAGAACGAGTGGCAGAAGCGGTCGGCGGGCACTTGGCTGGCCGGTTTTCAGGTCTATTACGGTATTGTGCGGGGCGACAGCGCGCTGGTTCCTGAACGCGTCCGGCCCACTTTCCCGGACGAAGCCGTGCGCCGGATGCGGTTTTTGAAACTTGGACCCAGTGCGGGCTACGCGTACACGTTCGTCTACCGGCAACACTGGTTTGCCACGGCCGCGCTGATGGGCAATCTGAACGCAACTTTTAGCAAGGAATTATTCGAAAACCGGGATCAAATCCGGAGCAACGTGCGGCCCGATCTGCACTTTCAGGTGGTGGGCGGTTACAACAGCAACCGGTGGTGCGTAACGCTGGGCTGGATCAATGGTTCGGTAATGGTGCGCAACCCGCTCTATCAATATACGTTGCACACAGGTAACTATCGCTTTACGGTCGCCCGGCGTTTTATCGCCCATTCGCGTCTGAAGAAACTAGTGCCGGAAACCATCAAAGTTCTGTAA
- a CDS encoding AsmA-like C-terminal region-containing protein has translation MARVAHWIKVVLAAAGVSLLVSLLFPLLLTTVYKERVILAVREEFASHSEQRLADFGVKFSLLSHFPHLAIQLTNVSITDNHRQKPMEIVGIDQAHLVISTTDLFRESRTVRKIVLKGIRYKQWVDSTGQKSALTWKTESRSDREHGHSVGIPEIRIEDATVTVVNGYKKNAFSMHIQQADLSGKLVKEGLQLKGTLGGTIEYVKNRTLTLFRNQPFQASVHYAYNPATKTGRFSQSQVVVNGAPVVLTGSHRKLPEKQGTDLDIGMRGVQPAQEFLAALLPDSLKRYAGDTAFKGNVAFQFRMHGRSSATVRAHNEISFRLLARNYRWPKTPVIFQTVQLRGNWNNGSANARETSVLTLQQFQLQCGADTLAMKGTLTNLVSPVVDATMRGNLSLMQLAQLMNWPGDSLYRGTASINLAVRSPLLYSNVINPSPVEPFWQGTLRIKDGCLLFPKPSGRCTALRADIHFIPENNMLRIQEVVGKMEGRAFKINGEVTNLLRFALGGNQATHPVRTKLAAHWQELDFSKPIPARSRPSTPKKIPTATDSLLAGLLFGTEYSAVFRIDRIRLPSGEDLKDMSFVINKKGEEVRVPQLLCQTTLGGKIAGLGHFQLNQDGIQEPYAALSLSYDQLKLQRLLSLLSGLNSMQATYKRPTAQKRKSLISDYQFDIEVKARKLDYNALRGHDFGVKTVIKDETAQLERLTMNAFGGRLGARGLMKLDEVKGIPVKLNVTLQKMDLYQLFRAAEEMQIDVLKSENIRGNVDCSMTLRTELDKDFLPDMNKTTAYTKAEVRQMELIEVQPIQQALRFLPKAKTSHIYFEDVDAQFLLHKNRILMPDLNLTSNLSYLHLDGDYTLNKKAAFLVEISLTDLLFGNNKRRIRQIQEGDSTRMTGGLKNHLLLHRDLGKYRMKMFGRRDFEAQRKSLHYEWKAELSRHKIDTTFAR, from the coding sequence CGGACTTTGGGGTGAAATTTTCATTACTTAGCCACTTTCCCCATTTAGCCATTCAACTGACCAACGTCTCGATTACGGATAACCACCGGCAAAAGCCGATGGAAATTGTCGGGATCGATCAGGCCCATCTGGTCATCAGCACCACCGATTTATTTCGGGAAAGCCGTACCGTGCGGAAAATAGTTCTGAAGGGAATCCGGTACAAACAATGGGTCGACTCGACCGGGCAGAAATCAGCCCTGACCTGGAAAACCGAAAGCCGTTCCGACCGCGAGCACGGGCATTCGGTGGGAATTCCCGAAATACGCATTGAAGATGCGACCGTAACCGTCGTAAATGGCTACAAAAAGAACGCCTTTTCCATGCACATCCAGCAAGCCGACCTGAGCGGGAAGCTGGTTAAAGAAGGATTGCAGCTAAAAGGTACGCTCGGTGGCACCATTGAATACGTTAAAAACCGGACGCTGACCCTGTTTCGGAATCAGCCTTTTCAGGCCAGCGTTCACTATGCGTATAATCCGGCGACCAAAACTGGGCGATTTAGCCAAAGCCAAGTCGTGGTCAACGGTGCTCCCGTCGTCCTGACCGGCAGCCACCGCAAACTTCCCGAAAAGCAAGGTACTGATTTGGACATCGGAATGCGGGGTGTTCAGCCGGCGCAAGAGTTTCTGGCGGCTTTGCTGCCCGATTCGCTCAAACGGTACGCGGGCGACACGGCTTTTAAAGGAAATGTGGCATTTCAGTTTCGGATGCACGGACGGAGCAGTGCAACCGTACGGGCGCACAACGAAATCAGTTTCCGGCTACTGGCCCGGAATTACCGATGGCCCAAAACTCCGGTAATTTTCCAAACCGTTCAATTGCGGGGTAACTGGAACAACGGCTCCGCCAACGCTCGCGAAACTTCCGTCCTGACCCTGCAGCAATTTCAGTTGCAGTGCGGGGCCGATACGCTGGCCATGAAGGGTACGCTGACCAATCTGGTTTCGCCCGTCGTCGACGCTACCATGCGCGGTAATCTGTCGCTCATGCAACTGGCGCAGCTCATGAATTGGCCCGGCGACTCGCTATACCGTGGCACGGCTTCCATCAATCTGGCCGTTCGGAGTCCGTTGTTGTATTCGAACGTGATCAACCCGTCGCCGGTCGAGCCGTTCTGGCAGGGAACGCTTCGCATTAAAGATGGCTGTCTGCTGTTTCCGAAACCGTCCGGGCGGTGTACGGCGCTCCGTGCTGATATCCATTTTATTCCGGAAAACAACATGCTTCGGATTCAGGAGGTCGTCGGGAAAATGGAAGGCCGGGCATTTAAAATAAACGGGGAAGTGACGAACCTGCTGCGGTTTGCCCTAGGCGGCAATCAGGCTACGCACCCGGTTCGGACCAAACTGGCGGCCCACTGGCAGGAACTGGATTTCTCGAAACCTATCCCGGCCAGATCCCGCCCATCAACCCCGAAGAAAATTCCGACCGCAACGGACAGCCTCCTGGCGGGGCTATTATTCGGTACGGAGTATTCGGCCGTTTTCCGGATTGATCGCATTCGGCTGCCATCGGGTGAAGATTTAAAGGATATGTCGTTTGTGATTAACAAGAAGGGCGAGGAAGTTCGCGTTCCGCAGTTGTTATGTCAGACGACACTGGGCGGTAAAATCGCGGGGCTGGGGCATTTTCAACTAAACCAGGATGGTATTCAGGAACCATACGCGGCTTTGAGCCTGTCGTACGACCAACTGAAGCTGCAACGGCTGCTGAGCCTGCTGTCCGGCCTGAACAGTATGCAGGCCACGTACAAACGGCCGACTGCGCAGAAGCGGAAGTCTCTGATCAGTGATTACCAGTTTGATATTGAGGTGAAGGCCCGCAAGCTGGATTACAACGCGCTTCGGGGACACGACTTTGGCGTGAAGACGGTCATCAAAGACGAAACCGCGCAGCTCGAACGACTGACGATGAATGCTTTCGGGGGGCGGCTGGGGGCGCGCGGGTTGATGAAGCTGGATGAGGTCAAGGGCATTCCGGTTAAACTCAACGTGACGCTGCAGAAAATGGATTTATACCAGCTTTTCCGGGCGGCTGAAGAAATGCAGATCGACGTGCTGAAGAGCGAAAACATCCGCGGCAACGTAGATTGCTCGATGACGCTGCGGACCGAGCTGGACAAAGATTTTCTGCCGGATATGAACAAAACAACGGCCTACACAAAAGCCGAGGTCCGGCAGATGGAGCTGATTGAAGTGCAGCCCATTCAGCAGGCGTTGCGGTTTTTGCCGAAAGCCAAAACCAGCCACATTTATTTTGAAGACGTTGATGCTCAGTTTCTGCTGCACAAGAACCGGATTCTGATGCCGGACCTGAACCTAACCAGCAATCTTTCGTACCTTCACCTGGATGGCGATTACACGCTCAACAAAAAAGCGGCTTTTCTGGTCGAAATCAGCCTGACGGACCTGCTCTTTGGCAACAACAAACGGCGCATTCGCCAGATTCAGGAGGGGGATTCTACCCGAATGACCGGCGGTTTGAAAAATCACCTGCTGCTGCACCGCGACCTCGGCAAGTATCGAATGAAAATGTTTGGCCGCCGGGACTTTGAAGCCCAGCGAAAATCGTTACATTACGAATGGAAGGCCGAACTGAGCCGCCATAAAATTGACACCACCTTTGCCCGATGA
- a CDS encoding sodium/sugar symporter: MQKLQILDYIVFFIYFIIVASYGYWIYNKKKTKETSSTDFFLAEGSLTWWAIGASLIASNISAEQFIGASGDGFAMGLAIATYEWMAAATLIVVAVFFMPIYLKNRIFTMPQFLTQRYNNTVSMIMAIFWLFLYILVNLTSILFLGALAVSTISGLNFTACMIGLAVFAVIITLGGMKVIGFTDVIQVFFLILGGLATTYLAINLVSTENGTDGIVNGFNQMLTQSEDHFHMIFPKGHPHYASLPGLTVLIGGMWIVNLNYWGCNQYITQRALGADLKTAREGILFAAFLKLLMPIIVVLPGIAAYTLYQNGLFQQEMLDATGEINKDHAYPVLLNLLPAGLKGLSFAALTAAVVASLAGKANSISTIFTLDIYKKYIAPNASEQKLVRVGRVAIWVSMLMAIFISPFMGIDKKGGFQFIQEMTGLVSPGVFAAFIMGFFWKKTNSSGALFAIVGGFLLSLFFKYVLPGMVNLEFLAPSGFAVLGADGVYTIPFLDTMGFVFLICVAVMIVLGLQKPSSKGLEIDASMFKTSSSFAIGAAVVIAVITFLYAYFW; encoded by the coding sequence ATGCAAAAATTACAAATCCTCGATTACATTGTTTTCTTTATTTATTTCATCATTGTTGCCTCCTACGGCTACTGGATTTACAATAAAAAGAAGACAAAGGAGACTTCATCTACTGACTTCTTTCTGGCAGAAGGGTCGCTGACTTGGTGGGCCATCGGCGCATCCCTGATTGCTTCCAATATTTCGGCGGAACAATTCATCGGAGCATCCGGCGACGGCTTTGCCATGGGGCTGGCCATTGCCACCTACGAGTGGATGGCGGCCGCAACGCTGATTGTGGTGGCGGTTTTCTTCATGCCGATCTACCTCAAGAACCGGATCTTCACGATGCCGCAGTTCCTAACGCAGCGATACAACAATACCGTCTCGATGATCATGGCCATTTTCTGGCTGTTTCTTTATATCCTGGTCAACCTGACATCAATTCTATTTCTGGGTGCGCTGGCCGTTTCCACTATTTCGGGCCTCAATTTTACGGCCTGTATGATTGGTCTGGCGGTATTTGCGGTCATCATTACCTTGGGCGGGATGAAGGTTATTGGTTTTACTGACGTTATTCAGGTATTTTTCCTGATTCTGGGCGGGCTGGCAACTACGTATCTGGCCATCAATCTGGTTTCGACGGAGAATGGTACCGATGGCATTGTAAACGGGTTTAACCAGATGCTAACGCAGTCGGAAGACCATTTCCACATGATTTTCCCGAAAGGCCATCCGCATTACGCTTCGCTGCCCGGCCTGACGGTTCTGATTGGCGGGATGTGGATTGTCAACCTGAATTACTGGGGATGTAACCAGTATATCACACAGCGGGCACTGGGGGCGGATCTGAAAACGGCCCGCGAGGGAATTCTCTTTGCGGCTTTCCTCAAACTCCTGATGCCGATCATCGTGGTGCTGCCCGGTATTGCGGCTTACACCCTGTACCAGAATGGTTTGTTTCAGCAGGAAATGCTGGATGCCACGGGCGAAATCAACAAGGACCACGCTTATCCGGTCCTGCTAAACCTGCTGCCTGCGGGTTTGAAAGGACTTTCATTTGCCGCTTTGACCGCGGCCGTGGTGGCGTCGCTGGCCGGTAAAGCCAACTCGATTTCAACCATTTTTACCCTTGATATTTACAAGAAGTACATTGCCCCGAACGCTAGCGAGCAGAAGCTGGTGCGCGTGGGCCGGGTGGCGATCTGGGTCTCCATGCTGATGGCAATTTTTATCTCGCCGTTCATGGGAATCGATAAGAAAGGGGGCTTCCAGTTTATTCAGGAAATGACGGGGCTGGTTTCGCCGGGCGTCTTTGCGGCTTTTATCATGGGCTTTTTCTGGAAGAAGACGAACTCGAGCGGAGCGCTGTTCGCCATTGTGGGCGGTTTTCTGCTGTCGCTGTTCTTCAAATACGTTCTGCCCGGGATGGTTAATCTGGAGTTTCTGGCGCCGTCTGGTTTTGCGGTATTGGGCGCCGACGGAGTTTATACCATCCCGTTCTTGGACACGATGGGCTTTGTCTTTTTAATTTGTGTGGCGGTGATGATCGTCCTCGGGTTGCAGAAACCCAGCAGCAAAGGTCTGGAAATCGACGCCAGCATGTTCAAGACCTCATCGAGCTTTGCCATTGGCGCGGCCGTGGTAATCGCGGTGATTACGTTTCTGTACGCTTACTTCTGGTAA
- a CDS encoding copper homeostasis protein CutC has protein sequence MKIEICCFSLESCLIAEANGASRIELCGGAAEGGTTPSYGLITLARQQVKIPIYVMIRPRGGDFLYNETELAVMRRDIEAAKEAGADGIVLGLLKPDGTVDEEQTAELIQRAHPLPATFHRAFDVARDPLEALEAVIRTGAERILTSGQQASAEAGVPLLKQLAQQAGDRIEIMAGAGVTPANAVRLAETGIHALHLTAKQVMDSGMVYRNPNVPMASVAMSEFEWLSTSGAVVQAMVKTVK, from the coding sequence AACGGCGCTTCCCGAATCGAATTATGCGGGGGAGCCGCCGAAGGTGGAACGACACCCAGCTACGGGCTAATCACCCTGGCGCGGCAACAAGTTAAAATTCCTATCTATGTGATGATTCGGCCCCGGGGCGGTGATTTTCTATACAATGAAACAGAGTTGGCCGTGATGCGTCGGGACATTGAAGCGGCCAAAGAAGCCGGGGCGGATGGCATCGTGCTGGGGCTGTTAAAACCCGACGGGACCGTGGATGAGGAACAAACAGCGGAGCTGATTCAACGAGCACACCCCCTGCCGGCTACGTTTCACCGCGCGTTTGATGTAGCGCGTGACCCGCTGGAAGCGCTAGAGGCCGTTATTCGCACGGGAGCCGAACGCATTCTGACTTCGGGACAGCAAGCCAGTGCCGAAGCGGGTGTTCCACTGTTAAAACAATTGGCCCAGCAGGCCGGTGACCGGATCGAGATTATGGCTGGAGCGGGTGTAACCCCGGCTAATGCCGTCCGACTGGCCGAAACGGGCATACATGCGCTGCATTTGACTGCCAAGCAGGTCATGGACAGCGGGATGGTATACCGTAATCCAAACGTGCCGATGGCGTCGGTAGCCATGAGTGAATTTGAGTGGTTAAGTACCAGCGGTGCAGTGGTGCAGGCAATGGTGAAAACTGTGAAATAA